From Lolium perenne isolate Kyuss_39 chromosome 5, Kyuss_2.0, whole genome shotgun sequence, a single genomic window includes:
- the LOC139831504 gene encoding uncharacterized protein codes for MAAALGNPPAQPLTRNNYLPWKALVYPAFRGADVLGLLDGSDRPPAKTLDAEDADKNKITVPNPAYSAWLARDQQVLRFLLNSLSPDILSHVLDVHSTADAWKTITAMFSSASRSKVQHLRDRLNNTKKLSLTADEYFTKMKGFAYELGALGKSLDEDEVISYVLNGLDKGHYNSLITSVNGNPGTSLDELYDQLYA; via the coding sequence ATGGCTGCTGCTCTCGGCAACCCTCCGGCACAGCCCCTCACGCGCAACAACTACCTCCCGTGGAAGGCTCTGGTATACCCAGCTTTTCGCGGAGCTGACGTCTTGGGACTCCTCGATGGATCTGATCGTCCACCGGCCAAGACCCTGGATGCTGAAGATGCTGACAAGAACAAGATCACCGTTCCCAACCCAGCCTATAGTGCATGGCTCGCACGTGATCAGCAGGTGCTTCGGTTCCTGTTGAATTCGCTGTCCCCTGACATCCTCTCTCATGTTCTTGATGTACACTCCACCGCCGATGCGTGGAAAACTATCACTGCCATGTTTTCTTctgcctccaggtccaaagtgcagCATCTTCGAGATCGGCTGAACAATACAAAAAAGCTGTCCCTGACGGCTGATGAGTACTTCACAAAGATGAAAGGCTTCGCTTATGAGCTGGGCGCTCTTGGCAagtctcttgatgaagatgaggtCATCAGCTATGTCCTCAATGGCCTTGACAAGGGCCACTACAACTCGCTGATCACCTCCGTCAATGGCAACCCGGGCACCTCCCTTGATGAGCTCTATGATCAACTGTATGCCTAG